In Terriglobus aquaticus, the genomic window CATCAGCGGCGCCTCGGGTGTGCTGGGAACGCTTATGGAGGGCTTCCGGCGAGCGTACCTCCTGCAGGACGAGGCTTGGGGCGAAGGCTGGCGTGGTGGCGTGCGCCGGCTGCTGTGGTCGGTGCTCCTGGTGCCCATCTCCCTGGTGCCGTTTGGCGCAGTCACCGTGCTGGTCATCTTCGGCCACTTCCTGTTGCCGGCATTGCGGCACGCTTTGCCCGCCGGTCTCGACTCCACGTTCTACATCGTCGCCAACGTCGTGCGATGGTCACTTGCGGTTTCCGTGACCATCTCCGTTGTTGCCGCGATTTACCGGTATGGCCTGCCCGTGCGTCCGACATGGAAGCAGGTGGTACCGGGAGCGGCGTTTGCGACGGCGACCTGGTTTCTGACCACGTTGGGCTTCGGTTGGTATGTGACGCACCTGGCGAACTATTCCAAGACGTACGGCTCGCTGGGCACGGGCATCATTCTGCTGCTGTGGCTGTTTCTGACGGCGCTTTCCGTGCTCTGCGGCGCGGAGCTGAATGCCGAGCTGGGACGGGACCGCGGACGCATCTAATCAGCGTATGGCAACCGTCGCGCTGCCCGTGTTGCAGGACGCCGCGTGCAGCACGGAGACCGATCCGAAACAGGAGATCTCCGCGGCCGACGCGGCGCTCGCGGAAGGTCGCCTGTGGCGTCCGCGCCGCGTCTTCATCACGCCCGATGCCTACGCCTTGCCGCACGGACGGGCCATGCTGGAACGCGCGGAAAACTTTGGCGCGGAGGTAATCCGGCTGAAGCAGAACCGCTTGACCGGTCTGAGCGGAGAGGACGAGCGCAAGGCCTACGCGCTTGCGAAGACCAGCCTGGCGATCGTCGTCTCGCCGCCCAGCGCGCGCAAGCTGCAGCCCATCCCGCCCTCGGCCGACTGGCAATTTCACCTCGCACAGGGATGCCCGGCGCACTGCCAGTACTGCTACCTGGCCGGATCGCTCAGCGGTCCGCCGATCACGCGTGTCTACGCCAACCTCGACGAAATTCTTGAGAACCTGCGCGGCTATGCCGGCACCGGAAAGGTGACGTCTACCTCGGCGGAGCGCGCCCACGAGGGCACAACCTTCGAAGCGTCCTGCTACACCGACCCGCTCGGCATTGAGCACCTGACCGGTGGCCTTCAGCAGACAGTTCGCTTCTTTGGCCAGTGGGACGCGCCGGTGCAGTTGCGGTTCACGACCAAGTTTGCGGCCGTTGGCCCCCTTCTGGGCCTGGAACATCGGCGGCGCACGCGGGTGCGATTCAGCCTGAACGCGGCCAGCGTCTCACGCGATTTTGAGGGTGGCACCGCAACGGTGGCCCAGCGTATTCGGGCGCTGCGGCGCATGGCGCTGGCGGGGTACCCGGTCGGACTGACAGTGGCGCCGATCATGCCGGTCGAGGGTTGGCAGACGGAGTACAGCACCCTCTTCGCCGATGTTGGAGCCGCGCTGGACGGGGTAGACGCTGTCGATCTGACGGTCGAGCTGATTACACACCGCTTCACCGCCGGTTCGCGCGAGGTGCTGCTGGGCTGGTATCCCAAAACGACCCTGGACCTCGAAAAGGAAAACCGCAGCGAAAAGCGGAACAAGTTCGGCGGCTTCAAATACGTGTATCCGCGCGACCGCATGTCCGAGATGCGCAGCTGGTTTGACGAGGCCGTCGTACGGTTTCTACCATACGCAAGAACGCTGTATTGGACGTGACCGGGCCGAAGTGTCGTCCGCAAGCGACATGCTCGCCGCAATCCAAACTGGTTTGCCAGCACGTTCCCCTCGCACACGCAGGCCGGCGCACGCACGCCGTCCAGATCTGCAAGCGCTCTTCTTCTCCGAGACTTTCACACAATCGGAGCCCCCCTATGCCGCAACGGAATGTGTTCCTTGCGTTACCAGAAGACTTGTACGTTGAAGCGTGGGATCTCGCCGACCTACGCCAAATCTCCATTTCCGATCTCCTGATTGAGGCGCTTTCGGAGATCATCGAAACCGAGCGACGCGCGCAAAGCATTGAGGAACCGGACAGCGTCGCGCCCAAGCGCCCGACCCGCGTGCAATAAGACCCGCACCCCATGACCGCCACGCCATTTAGAATGACGTGGCTATGAAGGATGTGGGCATGGGCGAGTCGACGGTGAGCAGTGCGGAAGTGAAACGGGCGTTGGAAAGTGTGTTGGCAGCCAGCACGGTGTCCGGCCCCAGCGAAACACCGTGGTACGTGGGCGCACCTCGCCGCAGCGCAAAGATTGTGGCCACGCTTGGCCCTGCATCGTCCAGCGAGGATGTCTTCCGGCAGCTGATTCGCGCTGGCCTTGACGTAGCGCGGCTGAACTTTTCGCACGGATCACACGAGCAAAAGGCTGAGCTGATCCAGATGGTGCGTGCCGTCTCGCAGAGCGAGGGCAAGCCGATCTGCCTTTTGGCCGATCTGCAGGGACCCAAGATCCGCACCGGCAAGCTGGTCGACCACAAGCCAGTAATGCTGGAAGCCGGGCGCACCCTGGTCATCACGCCGCAGCCTATGGAAGGCACCGCCGAAAAGGTGAGCACCACCTTCACCACGCTGGCCGAAAATCTGGAGCCGGGTGCTCGCATCCTGCTGAGTGACGGCCTGATCGAGCTGCGTGTCATGGAGGTGCAGGGCAACGGCGACGTGGTCACCATGGTGATCAACGGAGGCATGCTGGGCGAGAACAAGGGCATCAACCTGCCGGGCATTCCCGTAAAAGTGCCAGCGCTGACGGAAAAGGATGAGGAGGATCTCGCCTTCATCG contains:
- a CDS encoding YihY/virulence factor BrkB family protein, whose protein sequence is MEGVDSATERPATATAAASSGAVAGGGAPVRNAEIDCVPAGSVAAAHESALHHYFGRGSMRHHAQLAREFGEGGLRFTDKVRMAYWNAFQHDCLNTAKATAYSAIFALFPALIVLAALVTFLPYAAPLRYQLALFFDRVLPSTLAPLLEHYFISSKSSPQSASVVLGTVVVSISGASGVLGTLMEGFRRAYLLQDEAWGEGWRGGVRRLLWSVLLVPISLVPFGAVTVLVIFGHFLLPALRHALPAGLDSTFYIVANVVRWSLAVSVTISVVAAIYRYGLPVRPTWKQVVPGAAFATATWFLTTLGFGWYVTHLANYSKTYGSLGTGIILLLWLFLTALSVLCGAELNAELGRDRGRI
- a CDS encoding spore photoproduct lyase family protein, with amino-acid sequence MATVALPVLQDAACSTETDPKQEISAADAALAEGRLWRPRRVFITPDAYALPHGRAMLERAENFGAEVIRLKQNRLTGLSGEDERKAYALAKTSLAIVVSPPSARKLQPIPPSADWQFHLAQGCPAHCQYCYLAGSLSGPPITRVYANLDEILENLRGYAGTGKVTSTSAERAHEGTTFEASCYTDPLGIEHLTGGLQQTVRFFGQWDAPVQLRFTTKFAAVGPLLGLEHRRRTRVRFSLNAASVSRDFEGGTATVAQRIRALRRMALAGYPVGLTVAPIMPVEGWQTEYSTLFADVGAALDGVDAVDLTVELITHRFTAGSREVLLGWYPKTTLDLEKENRSEKRNKFGGFKYVYPRDRMSEMRSWFDEAVVRFLPYARTLYWT